From a single Solirubrobacterales bacterium genomic region:
- a CDS encoding metallophosphoesterase — protein MVAVLLSVGTAAVAQASGGDTAGRSTLQQRITPDGGPGFNYLELTDGEGYTVRDGSEEGGIALGQAIPDRQKRRTSISYFGQLSDFQLADEESPARVEFLDPLGGLFTSAWRPQEALTVFEADRMIRQFNHFAGNPPNRSGSGAKPKMDFVINTGDIADNNQLNEVRWNRQLIEGGTINPGSGVKSAPYLGRHPLCPSSLASQLNGMNPADYAGVQDRGLWPASTSHPADPAMGYFWDPDDPNPTAANPNWVNPYADAPSWPGLMNRAQQPFRATGLKVPGYVLFGNHDTLVQGNVYANRIFNQIATGCLKPVDDDKANSGRDTGPLLSFVLDSGFSQDDLLSLHQSTPAYFMPVLPDPDRRFVSRQEYMKVFGAGRDPERNHGFGFVDRTEARASAGQAGYYSFSPRPGIRYIVLDTAATAGKFPLGPEGNIDNPQFKWFEGKLKLAARQNELAIVFSHHAITSLNMNMPDESAPACSEVDPAQVPGCDADPRNSAPVRLAADAQALMLRYPNAIAWVAGHSHVNRIKPYHAAGGGSGFWSIQTSALADWPKQNRLLELFDNRDGTLSLFGTVIDHAAPVEAPAPGTGAAGFTPDQLASIGRVVGLNDSQAGAGGEGQPRDRNAELLIKDPRRPQAIIDSIKITPKKRTLKAGRKARLTVSVSNFTTATAVARRVKVALKSSDRQVKVKRVAVIGQITPGRTGRVKVVVRATRKARGTAKITARAAGKKATATATVKPLKKKHRKRR, from the coding sequence ATGGTGGCCGTGCTGCTTTCGGTCGGGACTGCCGCAGTGGCGCAGGCCTCGGGCGGGGACACCGCCGGCAGGTCGACGCTTCAGCAGCGGATCACCCCGGACGGTGGCCCCGGGTTCAACTACCTCGAACTGACTGACGGTGAGGGTTACACGGTCCGGGACGGCTCCGAGGAGGGTGGCATCGCGCTCGGCCAGGCGATCCCGGATCGGCAGAAGCGACGCACCTCGATCTCCTACTTCGGTCAGCTCTCCGACTTTCAGCTGGCCGACGAGGAGAGCCCCGCCCGGGTCGAGTTTCTCGATCCGCTCGGTGGCCTTTTCACCTCCGCCTGGCGGCCCCAGGAGGCGCTGACCGTTTTCGAGGCCGACCGGATGATCCGCCAGTTCAACCATTTCGCCGGTAACCCACCCAACCGGTCCGGCAGCGGCGCAAAGCCGAAGATGGACTTCGTGATCAACACGGGAGACATCGCCGACAACAACCAGCTGAACGAGGTTCGCTGGAACCGCCAGCTGATCGAGGGTGGCACGATCAATCCCGGAAGTGGAGTCAAGTCCGCTCCCTACCTCGGCCGGCATCCGCTCTGCCCGTCCAGTCTCGCTTCGCAACTGAACGGCATGAACCCCGCCGATTACGCCGGGGTTCAGGATCGTGGCCTCTGGCCGGCCTCGACCTCCCATCCGGCCGATCCGGCGATGGGCTACTTCTGGGATCCGGACGATCCGAACCCGACCGCGGCCAACCCGAACTGGGTGAACCCGTACGCGGACGCGCCGAGCTGGCCCGGCCTGATGAACCGGGCCCAGCAACCGTTCAGGGCAACCGGCCTGAAGGTGCCCGGATACGTGCTTTTCGGCAATCACGACACTCTGGTGCAGGGCAACGTCTACGCCAACCGGATCTTCAATCAGATCGCCACCGGCTGCCTGAAACCGGTGGATGACGACAAGGCGAACAGCGGCCGCGACACCGGGCCGCTACTCAGCTTCGTGCTCGACTCCGGCTTCTCCCAGGATGATCTGCTGAGTCTTCACCAGTCGACCCCGGCCTACTTCATGCCGGTGCTGCCCGATCCGGATCGGCGGTTCGTGTCCCGGCAGGAGTACATGAAGGTCTTTGGCGCCGGAAGGGACCCGGAACGGAACCACGGTTTCGGTTTCGTTGACCGGACGGAGGCTCGGGCTTCCGCAGGCCAGGCCGGCTACTACAGCTTCAGCCCCCGGCCCGGTATCCGTTACATCGTGCTCGACACCGCGGCCACGGCCGGCAAGTTTCCGCTCGGCCCGGAGGGCAATATCGACAACCCGCAGTTCAAGTGGTTCGAGGGCAAACTCAAGCTTGCCGCCAGGCAGAATGAACTGGCGATCGTCTTCTCGCACCACGCGATCACCAGCCTGAACATGAACATGCCGGACGAATCGGCCCCCGCATGCAGCGAGGTCGATCCGGCGCAAGTGCCGGGCTGTGATGCCGACCCCCGGAACTCAGCTCCCGTCCGCCTCGCGGCCGACGCCCAGGCCCTGATGCTGAGGTATCCGAACGCGATTGCCTGGGTGGCCGGTCACAGCCACGTGAACCGGATCAAGCCGTACCATGCGGCCGGCGGTGGCAGTGGTTTCTGGAGCATCCAGACCTCTGCCCTGGCCGACTGGCCCAAACAGAACCGGCTACTCGAGCTGTTCGACAACCGGGACGGCACCCTCTCGCTGTTCGGCACCGTGATCGATCATGCCGCCCCGGTTGAAGCCCCGGCTCCGGGAACCGGTGCCGCCGGGTTCACCCCGGATCAGCTGGCCTCGATCGGGCGGGTGGTCGGACTGAACGACAGCCAGGCCGGAGCCGGCGGTGAGGGACAGCCCCGGGACCGGAATGCGGAGCTGCTGATCAAGGACCCCCGCCGCCCCCAGGCGATCATCGACTCGATCAAGATCACACCGAAGAAGCGGACTCTCAAGGCCGGCAGGAAGGCAAGGCTGACCGTCTCGGTCTCCAATTTCACCACCGCCACGGCGGTCGCCAGGAGGGTGAAGGTGGCCCTGAAGTCCTCAGACCGCCAGGTCAAGGTGAAGCGGGTTGCGGTGATCGGCCAGATCACCCCGGGCCGGACGGGCAGGGTGAAGGTCGTGGTGAGAGCCACCCGCAAGGCAAGGGGCACGGCGAAGATCACCGCGAGGGCTGCCGGCAAGAAGGCGACCGCGACCGCGACGGTCAAGCCACTCAAGAAGAAGCACAGGAAGCGCCGCTAA
- a CDS encoding metallophosphoesterase yields the protein MHSIRTKIVALSVAVLALAVVTVAQAAGGGTFGKSTLTQRIEPDGKPGFNFLGVTGAGENYTVRDGSEDGGVALGQVKANRDKRRTSISYFGQLTDFQLADEESPARVEFTDPMGGAYTSAWRPQEALAPFEADQMMRQFNYFSTRPPTAAGNGAKPKMDFVVNTGDVSDNDQYNETLWNLQIMDGDTVSPGSGVDPASSLGTNPLCPASLAASLNGMNPAEYAGVQDRDLWPTSSKPGYETDPAMGYFWDPDDPNPTAANPAWVNPYADAPDYPGLMNRAQKPFKATGLKVPGYIVFGNHDNLVQGNVYANKIYNQTAVGCLKPIDDDAANSGRDNGPLLSFVLNPNFTANDMNSLYQSQPKLFMPVPPDPDRRLISRKEYMKIFESGKDRKTGHGFGLVDRSEAQASNGYAGYYSFSPRPGVRYIVLDTTAAAGKFRTSPLASSSEGNIDDPQFKWFESKLKLAKKQNEVAIVFSHHAIPNLDVELPDETAPSCKHVNITEVPGCDGDPRFSGPIHLGADAEALMLKYPNAIAWVAGHSHENKITPYPSADGKSGFWSIRTAALADWPKQNRLLELFDNRDGTLSLFGTLVDHAAPAETPAPGTSAAAFTPEQLASIGREIGFNDSQVGGRACGGPCGEGQARDRNAELLIKDPRRPQTIINSVRLTPKKRTLKAGRKMKLTVSVSNFTTATAVAKRVRVALKSSNRQLKVKRVAVIGKIAPGKTGRVKVVVRATRKAKGKAKITAKVAGKKATATVTIKPVKKKHRKRR from the coding sequence ATGCATTCGATCCGGACCAAAATCGTCGCCCTGAGCGTGGCCGTACTGGCGCTGGCGGTGGTCACTGTCGCGCAGGCGGCCGGGGGCGGCACCTTCGGCAAGTCCACCCTCACTCAGCGGATCGAACCGGACGGAAAGCCCGGATTCAACTTTCTCGGGGTAACCGGCGCGGGCGAGAACTACACCGTGCGGGACGGCTCCGAGGACGGCGGGGTCGCACTCGGCCAGGTGAAGGCGAACCGTGACAAGCGGCGCACCTCGATCTCCTACTTCGGCCAGCTCACCGACTTCCAGCTCGCCGATGAGGAGAGTCCCGCCCGGGTCGAGTTCACCGATCCGATGGGCGGCGCCTACACTTCCGCCTGGCGCCCGCAGGAAGCCCTCGCCCCGTTCGAGGCCGACCAGATGATGCGCCAGTTCAACTACTTCTCCACCCGTCCGCCGACCGCGGCCGGCAACGGCGCGAAGCCGAAGATGGACTTTGTGGTCAACACCGGCGACGTCTCGGACAACGACCAGTACAACGAGACCCTTTGGAACCTCCAGATCATGGACGGGGACACCGTCAGCCCCGGCAGCGGTGTGGACCCGGCGTCTTCGCTCGGCACCAACCCGCTCTGCCCTGCGAGTCTCGCCGCGAGTCTGAACGGGATGAACCCGGCCGAGTACGCCGGGGTCCAGGATCGTGATCTCTGGCCGACGAGCTCCAAGCCCGGCTACGAGACCGACCCGGCGATGGGCTACTTCTGGGATCCGGACGACCCGAACCCGACCGCCGCCAACCCTGCGTGGGTCAACCCGTACGCCGATGCCCCGGACTACCCCGGTCTGATGAACCGGGCCCAGAAGCCGTTCAAGGCAACCGGACTCAAGGTTCCCGGCTACATCGTGTTCGGCAACCACGACAACCTGGTTCAGGGCAACGTGTACGCCAACAAGATCTACAACCAGACCGCGGTCGGCTGCCTCAAGCCGATCGACGATGACGCGGCAAACAGTGGTCGAGACAACGGCCCGCTGCTCAGTTTCGTACTCAACCCCAACTTCACCGCGAACGACATGAACTCGCTCTACCAGTCACAGCCGAAGCTCTTCATGCCGGTCCCGCCCGACCCGGACCGCCGCCTGATCTCCCGCAAGGAGTACATGAAGATCTTCGAGTCGGGCAAGGACCGGAAGACCGGGCACGGTTTCGGCCTGGTCGACAGGTCCGAAGCCCAGGCTTCCAACGGCTACGCCGGGTACTACAGCTTCAGCCCCCGGCCCGGAGTCCGGTACATCGTGCTCGACACGACCGCCGCGGCCGGCAAGTTCCGCACCTCACCGCTCGCCAGCTCCTCCGAGGGGAACATCGACGATCCCCAGTTCAAGTGGTTCGAGAGCAAGCTCAAACTGGCGAAGAAGCAGAACGAGGTCGCGATCGTGTTCTCGCACCATGCGATCCCGAATCTCGACGTCGAGCTCCCCGATGAAACCGCGCCATCCTGCAAGCACGTCAATATCACCGAAGTGCCCGGCTGCGACGGCGATCCCCGGTTCTCCGGCCCGATCCACCTGGGGGCCGACGCCGAGGCATTGATGCTGAAGTATCCGAACGCGATCGCCTGGGTGGCCGGCCACAGCCACGAGAACAAGATCACCCCGTATCCGTCCGCGGATGGCAAGAGCGGCTTCTGGAGCATCCGCACCGCCGCCCTGGCCGACTGGCCGAAACAGAACCGGCTGCTCGAACTGTTCGACAACCGGGACGGAACCCTCTCGCTCTTCGGAACACTGGTCGACCACGCCGCTCCGGCCGAGACTCCGGCTCCGGGAACAAGCGCCGCGGCGTTCACCCCGGAGCAGCTGGCCTCGATCGGTCGTGAAATCGGGTTCAACGACAGCCAGGTCGGTGGCCGCGCCTGCGGTGGACCCTGTGGTGAAGGCCAGGCCCGGGACCGCAACGCCGAACTGCTGATCAAGGATCCGCGACGCCCGCAGACGATCATCAACTCGGTCAGGCTCACCCCGAAGAAACGGACCCTGAAGGCCGGCAGGAAGATGAAGCTGACCGTCTCGGTCTCGAACTTCACCACCGCGACCGCGGTGGCCAAGCGGGTCAGGGTCGCGTTGAAGTCATCGAACCGGCAGCTGAAGGTGAAGCGGGTCGCGGTGATCGGCAAGATCGCCCCCGGCAAGACCGGCAGAGTGAAGGTCGTGGTCCGGGCCACCCGGAAGGCGAAGGGCAAGGCGAAGATCACCGCCAAGGTGGCCGGGAAGAAGGCGACCGCAACGGTGACGATCAAGCCGGTCAAGAAGAAGCACAGGAAGCGCCGCTGA
- a CDS encoding aldehyde dehydrogenase family protein, protein MRRPGRPGIEVDVDYKLLLAGEWIETGEWAEVLSPWDRSPVGRVATGNEELVDRAVRTAHRVFTEQPIPQYERAEILERAARLVAERQEDLAQTISAEAGKPIKTARGEAARTVDTLTFSAVEARKLTGGTVPMEASEAGVGKLGVMLRVPLGVVGAISPFNFPLNLVAHKLGPAIAAGNAVVLKPASQTPISSIKLAEILIEAGLPDGWLSVIEGGGSTVGNALVEHELTTAISFTGSAPVGWGIRSKVPHKRVGLELGSNAPLIVNHDGDWETAADKTRIHAFSHAGQSCISTQRILLHESIADRFIERAVANIESLKVGDPRDPATDVGPLITPGDRDRVKEWIDEAVSGGGRILTGGELVDEGRCLAPTLIENPNFEANVWCAEIFGPVATVHRFSDLDEAIRMANDSPYGLQAGVFTRDIGSGLRAARELEFGGVLINEMPTFRADQQPYGGVKDSGNTREGPAYSIIEMTEERIITLQG, encoded by the coding sequence ATGAGGCGGCCCGGCCGCCCCGGAATCGAGGTTGACGTGGATTACAAGTTGCTCCTGGCAGGTGAATGGATCGAAACCGGCGAATGGGCGGAGGTCCTCAGCCCCTGGGACCGGAGTCCGGTCGGCCGGGTGGCCACCGGCAACGAGGAACTGGTGGACCGGGCGGTGCGGACCGCACACCGGGTCTTCACCGAACAGCCGATCCCCCAGTACGAACGGGCGGAAATCCTTGAACGGGCGGCCCGTCTGGTGGCCGAACGCCAGGAGGACCTGGCCCAGACGATCTCGGCCGAGGCCGGCAAGCCGATCAAGACCGCCCGTGGCGAGGCCGCCCGGACGGTCGACACCCTTACCTTCTCCGCGGTCGAGGCCCGCAAGCTGACCGGGGGCACGGTGCCGATGGAGGCCTCCGAGGCCGGGGTCGGGAAGCTCGGCGTGATGCTGCGGGTTCCGCTTGGCGTGGTCGGCGCGATCAGCCCGTTCAACTTTCCGCTCAACCTGGTCGCCCACAAGCTGGGTCCGGCGATCGCCGCCGGCAACGCGGTGGTCCTGAAACCGGCCAGCCAAACCCCGATCTCCTCGATCAAGCTGGCCGAGATCCTGATCGAGGCGGGCCTGCCCGACGGCTGGCTCTCGGTGATCGAGGGTGGCGGCAGCACGGTCGGCAACGCCCTGGTCGAGCACGAACTGACCACGGCGATCTCCTTCACCGGATCGGCCCCGGTCGGCTGGGGAATCCGCAGCAAGGTCCCGCACAAGCGGGTCGGACTTGAGCTCGGTTCGAACGCTCCCTTGATCGTCAACCATGATGGCGACTGGGAGACCGCCGCCGACAAGACCCGGATCCACGCCTTCTCCCACGCCGGACAGTCCTGCATCTCGACCCAGCGGATCCTGCTGCACGAGTCGATTGCCGACCGGTTCATCGAGCGGGCGGTGGCCAACATCGAGTCGCTCAAGGTTGGTGATCCGCGCGACCCGGCCACCGATGTCGGGCCGTTGATCACACCGGGGGATCGCGACCGGGTGAAGGAGTGGATCGATGAGGCCGTCTCCGGCGGCGGCCGGATCCTGACCGGCGGCGAACTGGTCGACGAGGGCCGCTGCCTGGCCCCGACCCTGATCGAGAATCCGAACTTCGAGGCGAATGTGTGGTGTGCCGAGATCTTCGGGCCGGTCGCCACGGTTCACCGTTTCAGCGATCTGGACGAGGCGATCCGGATGGCCAACGACTCACCGTACGGACTGCAGGCCGGGGTCTTCACCCGGGACATCGGCAGCGGACTCAGGGCCGCCCGGGAACTCGAGTTCGGCGGAGTGCTGATCAACGAGATGCCGACCTTCCGGGCCGATCAGCAGCCCTACGGCGGAGTCAAGGACTCCGGCAACACCCGTGAAGGCCCGGCCTACTCGATCATCGAAATGACCGAGGAACGGATCATCACCCTGCAGGGCTGA
- a CDS encoding phosphatase PAP2 family protein → MKNLDLRLLRFMRTRGHCPAAEKAAMSLSKTGENGYLWFGIGVTGALLDRRRRRQWAVAALLGPAAIVFNFGIKLVVRRKRPALDGLPPLGGAPSSLSFPSAHATASFACAVAMSRIAPELKAPLFGAAALMAVTRPYLGMHFPSDVAAGAVLGTAIGTVLPLPSAEPADPYDF, encoded by the coding sequence ATGAAGAACCTCGACTTGCGACTTCTGCGGTTCATGCGGACCCGGGGCCACTGTCCGGCCGCCGAGAAGGCCGCGATGAGCCTCTCGAAAACCGGTGAGAACGGCTACCTCTGGTTCGGGATCGGGGTCACCGGCGCCCTGCTCGACCGGCGGCGTCGCAGGCAGTGGGCGGTGGCGGCACTGCTCGGTCCGGCCGCGATCGTCTTCAACTTCGGGATCAAGCTGGTGGTTCGGCGCAAGCGCCCCGCCCTGGACGGCCTGCCACCGCTCGGCGGGGCACCCTCGTCGCTCTCCTTTCCCTCCGCCCACGCCACCGCCTCGTTCGCCTGTGCGGTCGCGATGTCACGAATCGCCCCGGAACTGAAGGCGCCGCTGTTCGGAGCCGCTGCCCTGATGGCGGTAACCCGTCCCTACCTCGGAATGCACTTCCCGAGCGACGTCGCCGCCGGTGCGGTGCTCGGAACCGCGATCGGGACGGTACTGCCACTGCCGTCTGCCGAGCCGGCCGATCCCTACGACTTCTGA
- the mce gene encoding methylmalonyl-CoA epimerase, translating to MFTRIDHIGVAVEDLDTAIKLYERSFEMELVHRETVESQGVEAVLLDVGDGHVELLAPLSANTPVGKFIAKKGPGIHHVAYAVEDIEAELERAKELGMRLIDESPRTGIRQSRVAFIHPAATGSVLTEIVQPAEGHG from the coding sequence ATGTTCACCCGAATTGACCACATCGGCGTGGCGGTCGAGGACCTGGATACCGCCATCAAACTTTACGAGCGGAGCTTCGAGATGGAACTCGTGCACCGTGAAACCGTCGAATCGCAGGGAGTCGAAGCGGTGCTGCTGGACGTCGGCGACGGCCACGTCGAGCTGTTGGCGCCGTTGAGTGCCAACACCCCGGTCGGCAAGTTCATCGCGAAGAAGGGGCCGGGGATCCATCACGTCGCCTACGCGGTCGAGGACATCGAGGCCGAACTGGAACGGGCCAAGGAGCTCGGAATGCGACTGATCGACGAAAGCCCCCGCACCGGAATCCGCCAGAGCCGGGTCGCCTTCATCCATCCCGCGGCTACCGGTTCGGTGCTGACCGAGATCGTCCAGCCGGCGGAGGGCCACGGATGA
- a CDS encoding M20/M25/M40 family metallo-hydrolase, which produces MKAPGLLQQLIRFNTVNPPGNEGPALEFLKDLLESAGWECELLARTPDRPNLVARLRGARPGPVLALISHVDTVPADPEEWSHDPWSGDLEDGYIWGRGALDMKDQVAASTAACITLAERGWRPEAGDLLLVVAADEETGADHGAKWLCQEMPEKVRCDWVVNEGGGETVEFDGRRFFTLSVGEKGTFHFNLRAKGEAGHGSLPRVGDNALLKLAPALSRLHNQPNHEATSDTERFLERLLGHLPDNLEDALQEVEDGDPLIAKLLADPMLGVTLAPTMATASSRENVIPSRAGLVVDCRTPPGMTPDQVLERIESVLGEGEWEIEFRRPVVGSSSEYGGPLAEALEEWTAETEPGATVLPIVMPGFSDSHWFRKAFGATVYGFAPQRMTLAETKPLVHGADERITVEDVELMENLYTWLPPRLLGSAT; this is translated from the coding sequence ATGAAGGCACCCGGCCTGCTCCAGCAACTGATCCGGTTCAACACCGTGAACCCGCCCGGAAACGAGGGTCCCGCCCTCGAGTTCCTCAAGGATCTGCTCGAGTCCGCCGGGTGGGAGTGCGAGCTGCTGGCGAGGACCCCCGACCGCCCCAATCTGGTCGCCCGGCTGAGAGGCGCAAGGCCCGGTCCGGTTCTTGCCCTGATCAGCCATGTGGACACCGTTCCCGCCGATCCGGAGGAGTGGTCACACGATCCGTGGTCCGGCGATCTTGAAGACGGCTACATCTGGGGGCGCGGGGCGCTCGACATGAAGGACCAGGTCGCCGCGTCGACGGCCGCCTGCATCACCCTGGCCGAACGGGGCTGGCGCCCGGAGGCCGGCGATCTGCTGCTGGTGGTCGCCGCCGACGAGGAGACCGGGGCCGACCACGGGGCCAAGTGGCTCTGCCAGGAGATGCCGGAGAAGGTTCGCTGCGATTGGGTCGTGAACGAGGGTGGCGGCGAGACGGTCGAGTTCGACGGACGTCGCTTCTTCACCCTCTCGGTCGGGGAGAAGGGCACCTTTCACTTCAATCTCCGGGCGAAGGGGGAGGCCGGTCACGGCTCACTGCCCCGGGTCGGGGACAACGCCCTGCTGAAGCTGGCTCCGGCCCTGTCCCGGCTCCACAACCAGCCGAATCACGAAGCGACCTCGGACACCGAGCGTTTCCTGGAGCGCCTGCTCGGCCATCTGCCGGACAACCTTGAGGATGCCCTGCAGGAGGTGGAGGACGGGGATCCACTGATCGCGAAACTGCTGGCCGATCCGATGCTTGGGGTGACCCTCGCCCCGACCATGGCCACCGCCTCCAGCCGCGAGAACGTGATCCCCTCCCGGGCCGGGCTGGTGGTCGACTGCCGCACCCCGCCCGGGATGACCCCGGACCAGGTTCTGGAACGGATCGAGTCGGTACTCGGGGAGGGTGAGTGGGAGATCGAGTTCCGTCGGCCGGTTGTCGGTTCCAGCTCCGAGTACGGCGGTCCGCTGGCCGAGGCACTGGAGGAATGGACCGCCGAAACCGAACCGGGGGCGACCGTCCTGCCAATCGTGATGCCGGGGTTCTCGGACAGTCACTGGTTCCGCAAGGCATTCGGAGCCACCGTGTACGGGTTCGCCCCGCAGCGGATGACCCTGGCCGAAACCAAACCCCTGGTTCACGGTGCCGACGAGCGGATCACGGTCGAGGATGTGGAGCTGATGGAGAACCTCTACACCTGGCTGCCGCCGCGCCTGCTCGGCTCGGCCACCTGA
- a CDS encoding replication-associated recombination protein A: MSDQLFDAGGIEDRAGDPGTDPVGPDAPLAARMRPRELGEVVGQEHILATGTALRGTVESGRPHSMILYGPPGTGKTTLARIIAAASDGAFEEESAVNAGRAEIRAVIARADERRRHDRRTVLFLDEIHRFNKAQQDALLPAVESGVLTLIGATTENPYFEVNRALISRCQIYEMQPLGATEIEALIHRALADPDRGVAGRVELEPEAVVLLAERTGGDARAALAALERLAAAGGTAGVAEAGDALQAQAIAYDKGGDHHYDYISAWIKATRGSDPDASLYYLAVMLEGGEDPRFIARRMVILASEDISNADPQALSVATAAAAAVDRVGLPEAAINLAQAATYLALAPKSNASYMALNRAREEVQRNGPKLPPDRLRDSHYSGADELGRGEGYIYPHDLEGGVSEQSLMPEGLEGLRFYEPTEYGLEQELARRKRAVDRIRSAAG; this comes from the coding sequence ATGTCCGACCAGCTTTTCGATGCAGGCGGGATCGAAGACCGGGCCGGGGACCCCGGGACCGATCCGGTCGGTCCGGACGCCCCGTTGGCCGCCCGGATGCGCCCCCGCGAACTCGGCGAGGTGGTCGGCCAGGAGCACATCCTCGCCACCGGAACCGCGCTACGGGGAACGGTCGAGTCCGGTCGCCCGCACAGCATGATTCTCTACGGCCCGCCCGGCACCGGCAAGACAACCCTGGCCCGAATCATCGCGGCCGCCTCCGACGGGGCGTTCGAGGAGGAGTCGGCGGTGAACGCGGGCCGGGCCGAGATCCGGGCGGTGATCGCCCGGGCCGATGAGCGGCGCAGGCACGATCGTCGCACGGTGCTCTTCCTCGACGAGATCCACCGGTTCAACAAGGCCCAGCAGGACGCCCTGCTGCCGGCGGTCGAGTCGGGAGTGCTCACCCTGATCGGGGCGACCACCGAGAACCCGTACTTCGAGGTGAACCGGGCCCTGATCTCGCGCTGCCAGATCTACGAAATGCAGCCGCTCGGGGCGACCGAGATCGAGGCCCTGATCCACCGGGCTCTGGCCGATCCCGACCGCGGGGTCGCCGGTCGGGTCGAGCTCGAACCGGAGGCGGTCGTGTTGCTGGCCGAGCGGACCGGCGGTGACGCCCGGGCGGCCCTCGCCGCCCTGGAGCGGCTCGCCGCCGCGGGCGGGACTGCCGGGGTCGCCGAGGCGGGAGACGCACTCCAGGCGCAGGCGATCGCCTACGACAAGGGCGGCGACCATCACTACGACTACATCTCGGCCTGGATCAAGGCGACCCGCGGCTCCGACCCGGACGCCTCGCTCTACTACCTGGCGGTGATGCTCGAGGGCGGCGAGGACCCACGATTCATCGCCCGGCGGATGGTGATCCTCGCCTCCGAGGACATCTCCAACGCCGATCCGCAGGCACTCTCGGTGGCGACCGCCGCCGCCGCAGCTGTTGATCGGGTCGGGCTTCCCGAGGCGGCGATCAACCTCGCTCAGGCTGCCACCTATCTGGCCCTGGCCCCGAAATCGAACGCCTCGTACATGGCCCTGAACCGGGCCCGTGAGGAGGTCCAAAGGAACGGGCCGAAACTGCCTCCGGACCGGCTTCGCGACAGCCACTACTCCGGCGCAGACGAGCTCGGCCGGGGCGAGGGCTACATCTACCCGCATGATCTCGAGGGCGGGGTGAGTGAGCAGTCGCTGATGCCGGAGGGGCTCGAGGGACTGCGGTTCTATGAGCCGACCGAGTACGGCCTGGAGCAGGAGCTGGCCCGTCGCAAACGTGCGGTCGATCGGATCCGTTCCGCCGCCGGCTGA